The Streptomyces nitrosporeus genome includes a window with the following:
- a CDS encoding ribonucleotide-diphosphate reductase subunit beta → MSTSKNKNLLDPGFELTLRPMRYPDFYERYRDAIKNTWTVEEVDLHSDVADLARLSPGEQHMIGRLVAFFATGDSIVANNLVLTLYKHINSPEARLYLSRQLFEEAVHVQFYLTLLDTYLPDPEDRAAAFAAVENIPSIREKAQFCFRWMDSVEKTDRLESRADRRRFLLNLICFAACIEGLFFYGAFAYVYWFRSRGLLHGLATGTNWVFRDETMHMNFAFEVVDTVRKEEPGLFDDALRQQVTDMLREAVEAELQFGRDLCGEGLPGMNTESMRQYLECVADQRLTRLGFPPLYGSENPFPFMELQGVQELTNFFERRPSAYQVAVEGSVAFDDDF, encoded by the coding sequence ATGAGTACGTCCAAGAACAAGAACCTGCTCGACCCGGGCTTCGAGCTGACCCTGCGCCCCATGCGCTACCCGGACTTCTACGAGCGCTACCGGGACGCGATCAAGAACACCTGGACGGTGGAGGAGGTCGACCTGCACTCCGACGTCGCCGACCTCGCCAGGCTCTCCCCGGGCGAGCAGCACATGATCGGCCGGCTCGTGGCGTTCTTCGCGACGGGCGACTCGATCGTCGCGAACAACCTGGTGCTGACGCTGTACAAGCACATCAACTCCCCGGAGGCGCGGCTGTACCTGTCGCGCCAGCTGTTCGAGGAGGCCGTGCACGTCCAGTTCTACCTGACCCTGCTCGACACCTACCTGCCCGATCCCGAGGACCGGGCGGCGGCCTTCGCCGCGGTCGAGAACATCCCGTCGATCCGCGAGAAGGCGCAGTTCTGCTTCCGGTGGATGGACTCGGTGGAGAAGACGGACCGGCTGGAGTCCCGGGCCGACCGCCGGCGTTTCCTGCTGAACCTGATCTGCTTCGCCGCGTGCATCGAGGGCCTGTTCTTCTACGGCGCCTTCGCCTACGTCTACTGGTTCCGCTCACGCGGCCTGCTGCACGGCCTCGCCACGGGCACCAACTGGGTGTTCCGTGACGAGACGATGCACATGAACTTCGCGTTCGAGGTGGTCGACACCGTCCGCAAGGAGGAGCCCGGGCTCTTCGACGACGCGCTGCGGCAGCAGGTCACGGACATGCTGCGGGAGGCCGTCGAGGCGGAACTGCAGTTCGGCCGCGACCTGTGCGGGGAGGGACTGCCCGGCATGAACACCGAGTCGATGCGCCAGTACCTGGAGTGCGTCGCCGACCAGCGCCTCACCCGGCTGGGCTTCCCCCCGCTCTACGGCTCCGAGAACCCCTTCCCGTTCATGGAGCTGCAGGGGGTCCAGGAGCTGACGAACTTCTTCGAGCGCCGCCCCTCGGCCTACCAGGTCGCGGTGGAGGGCTCGGTCGCCTTCGACGACGACTTCTGA
- a CDS encoding GlxA family transcriptional regulator has protein sequence MLKNVAALLLDEVHPFELGVLCEVFGLDRSDDGLPVYDFAVVSAEGPALRTHAGFTISTPHGPERLEEADLIAVPAGSRFGDREYPEEILEALRRAVARGARVMSVCSGAYLLGAAGLLDGRRCTTHWRHTEELARRHPKAVVEPDVLYVDDGPVITSAGTAAGIDAALHLVRQAHGPAVANAVARRMVVPPHRDGGQAQYIARPLPRTRCDTVGGTLAWMEGHLDQELTIEQLAAHAHMSPRTFARRFQQETGTTPYRWLLRQRVLLAQQLLESSDETVDTIAGRTGFGTAAALRHQFVRSLGTTPQAYRRTFRGPSALTGAA, from the coding sequence ATGCTGAAGAATGTGGCGGCCCTGCTGCTCGACGAAGTCCACCCCTTTGAGCTCGGCGTCCTGTGCGAGGTGTTCGGGCTCGACCGGTCCGACGACGGACTGCCGGTCTACGACTTCGCGGTGGTCTCCGCGGAGGGCCCGGCGCTGCGCACCCACGCCGGCTTCACCATCAGCACACCGCACGGCCCCGAACGCCTGGAGGAGGCCGACCTCATCGCCGTACCGGCGGGCAGCCGCTTCGGGGACCGCGAGTACCCCGAGGAGATCCTCGAAGCGCTGCGCCGCGCGGTGGCACGCGGGGCGCGGGTGATGAGCGTCTGCTCCGGCGCCTACCTCCTCGGCGCCGCCGGGCTCCTGGACGGCCGCCGCTGCACCACCCACTGGCGCCACACGGAGGAGCTGGCCCGCCGCCACCCGAAGGCCGTGGTGGAGCCGGACGTGCTCTACGTGGACGACGGCCCGGTCATCACCTCGGCGGGCACCGCCGCCGGGATCGACGCCGCACTGCACCTGGTGCGCCAGGCGCACGGTCCCGCCGTCGCCAACGCCGTCGCCCGCCGGATGGTGGTGCCCCCGCACCGGGACGGCGGCCAGGCGCAGTACATCGCGCGCCCGCTGCCCCGCACCCGCTGCGACACGGTCGGCGGGACGCTCGCGTGGATGGAGGGCCACCTCGACCAGGAGCTGACCATCGAGCAGCTGGCCGCGCACGCGCACATGTCACCGCGGACGTTCGCCCGCCGCTTCCAGCAGGAGACGGGGACGACCCCCTACCGCTGGCTGCTGCGCCAGCGGGTCCTGCTGGCGCAGCAGTTGCTGGAGTCCTCGGACGAGACCGTGGACACGATCGCGGGGCGCACCGGCTTCGGCACCGCGGCCGCCCTGCGCCACCAGTTCGTACGCTCGCTCGGCACGACCCCGCAGGCCTACCGCCGCACCTTCCGGGGGCCGTCCGCCCTGACCGGCGCGGCCTGA
- a CDS encoding D-Ala-D-Ala carboxypeptidase family metallohydrolase gives MLRRISRALLGFVMIMAFCVGGALATAGTAQADGCYTWTRTLSEGATGNDVTQLQIRVAGYPGYNSVLAIDGSYGPATKAAVKRFQAAYGLAADGVAGPATQSKLYALQDNDCTPIHFTYPELNQCNSTWAGGKVAAGTAKANALSSMWKLEALRHALGDQPLRVTSGFRSASCNSAVGGASNSRHMYGDAVDLGSGPHSLCTIAKQARYHGFNGILGPGYPGHNDHIHVNQGPSHYWSAPSCGI, from the coding sequence ATGCTCCGACGCATCTCGCGCGCCCTGCTCGGCTTTGTCATGATCATGGCTTTCTGTGTGGGTGGTGCTCTCGCCACCGCCGGGACCGCGCAGGCCGACGGCTGCTACACCTGGACCCGGACGCTCTCCGAGGGCGCCACGGGCAACGACGTCACACAGCTCCAGATCAGAGTGGCGGGCTACCCGGGGTACAACTCGGTGCTGGCCATCGACGGCTCGTACGGCCCCGCCACCAAGGCGGCGGTCAAGCGCTTCCAGGCCGCCTACGGGCTCGCCGCCGACGGAGTCGCGGGGCCGGCCACCCAGTCCAAGCTCTACGCGCTCCAGGACAACGACTGCACCCCCATCCACTTCACCTATCCCGAGCTCAACCAGTGCAACAGCACCTGGGCCGGCGGCAAGGTGGCGGCCGGTACGGCCAAGGCCAACGCGCTCAGCTCCATGTGGAAGCTGGAGGCGCTCCGGCACGCGCTGGGTGACCAGCCGCTCCGGGTCACCAGCGGTTTCCGGTCGGCCTCCTGCAACTCGGCGGTCGGCGGGGCCTCCAACAGCCGCCACATGTACGGCGACGCCGTCGACCTCGGATCCGGGCCGCACTCGCTGTGCACCATCGCCAAGCAGGCCCGCTACCACGGCTTCAACGGGATCCTCGGCCCGGGCTACCCCGGCCACAACGACCACATCCACGTGAACCAGGGCCCGAGCCACTACTGGTCGGCCCCCAGCTGCGGCATCTGA
- the def gene encoding peptide deformylase, giving the protein MSQQETDEQVGVDDEGFLVDTEDCEARETAHRERGTSRPITVVGNPVLHKECKDVTAFDDELARLIDDMFASQRTAEGVGLAANQIGVDLKVFVYDCMDDDGVRHVGAICNPVLEDLAPEQRNLDDSNEGCLSVPTAYASLARPDYAVVRGKDARGNDVRVRGNGYFARCLQHETDHLYGYLYIDRLSKRDRKDALKQMAEGTPRYPVVAND; this is encoded by the coding sequence ATGTCGCAGCAGGAGACGGACGAGCAGGTCGGCGTGGACGACGAGGGTTTCCTCGTGGACACCGAGGACTGCGAGGCGCGGGAGACCGCGCATCGTGAGCGTGGCACCTCCCGCCCGATCACGGTGGTGGGCAACCCGGTGCTGCACAAGGAGTGCAAGGACGTCACGGCCTTCGACGACGAACTGGCCCGGCTGATCGACGACATGTTCGCCAGCCAGCGGACGGCGGAGGGCGTGGGCCTGGCCGCCAACCAGATCGGTGTGGACCTCAAGGTCTTCGTCTACGACTGCATGGACGACGACGGGGTGCGGCACGTCGGCGCGATCTGCAACCCGGTGCTGGAGGACCTGGCACCGGAGCAGCGCAACCTCGACGACTCCAACGAGGGCTGCCTCTCCGTGCCGACGGCGTACGCCTCGCTCGCCCGGCCCGACTACGCGGTGGTGCGCGGCAAGGACGCGCGGGGCAACGACGTGCGGGTGCGCGGCAACGGCTACTTCGCCCGCTGCCTCCAGCACGAGACCGACCACCTCTACGGCTACCTGTACATCGACCGGCTCTCCAAGCGGGACCGCAAGGACGCCCTGAAGCAGATGGCGGAGGGCACGCCGCGCTACCCGGTCGTCGCGAACGACTGA
- a CDS encoding tetratricopeptide repeat protein, producing the protein MRIFGKVRHRPSASWRQATDRAFTLIGDGRYEDAGALLTRAADLEPWLSESWFNLALLHKFRHDWEQARAAGLRAVALLDREAGAPDWWNVGIAATALQDWPLARRAWQAYGLKVPGGQYNAASTSEPAGMELGSAAVRLSPEGEAEVVWGRRLDPARLEVLSIPLPSSGRRWGEVVLHDGVPNGERVTAAGPSYPVFDEIELWAPSPVPTWVVLLEAATEADRDALEKLASDAGFAAEDWSSSVRLLCRACSESRMESDEGDGEHLDPHDHSEPGHPGPLGHRTAGELWVPERECGIAAPSALVRGLLDGWVADSPDSREWRDLEEVC; encoded by the coding sequence GTGAGGATCTTCGGGAAGGTACGGCATCGGCCCTCCGCCTCTTGGCGGCAGGCCACGGACCGCGCGTTCACGCTGATCGGCGACGGCCGGTACGAGGACGCGGGCGCGCTGCTGACACGCGCGGCGGATCTGGAACCCTGGCTCTCGGAGTCCTGGTTCAATCTGGCGCTGCTGCACAAGTTCCGGCACGACTGGGAGCAGGCGCGGGCCGCGGGGCTGCGTGCCGTCGCCCTGCTGGACCGGGAGGCCGGGGCTCCGGACTGGTGGAACGTGGGGATCGCGGCGACCGCGCTCCAGGACTGGCCGCTGGCTCGCCGCGCCTGGCAGGCGTACGGCCTGAAGGTGCCGGGCGGGCAGTACAACGCCGCCTCCACCAGCGAGCCCGCGGGCATGGAGCTGGGGAGCGCGGCCGTGCGGCTGTCGCCCGAGGGCGAGGCGGAGGTGGTCTGGGGCCGCCGGCTGGACCCGGCGCGCCTGGAGGTGCTGTCGATCCCGCTGCCGTCCTCGGGGCGGCGCTGGGGCGAGGTCGTCCTGCACGACGGCGTCCCCAACGGCGAGCGGGTCACCGCGGCCGGGCCGTCCTATCCGGTCTTCGACGAGATCGAGCTGTGGGCGCCGTCCCCCGTGCCGACCTGGGTGGTGCTCCTGGAGGCGGCCACCGAGGCGGACCGGGACGCGCTGGAGAAGCTGGCCTCCGACGCCGGGTTCGCCGCCGAGGACTGGTCGTCCTCCGTGCGGCTGCTGTGCCGGGCGTGTTCGGAGAGCCGGATGGAGAGCGACGAGGGCGACGGGGAGCACCTGGACCCGCACGACCACAGCGAGCCCGGCCACCCGGGACCGCTGGGCCACCGCACCGCCGGGGAGCTGTGGGTGCCGGAGCGTGAGTGCGGGATAGCCGCCCCGTCCGCACTGGTGCGCGGGCTGCTGGACGGCTGGGTCGCGGACAGCCCGGACAGCCGTGAGTGGCGGGATCTGGAAGAAGTCTGCTGA
- a CDS encoding HD-GYP domain-containing protein translates to MRPVRRPAAPAVRAAALLLALVALGHTFWNGLAGPGHALAFGALITVGELARWGSPPGEREPAPLGAAGALAYALLGSSRGEPTGHGALQVVAVVVAAQLLASVPQTARGSALEPDRAARRVLAVGFAAVCFQPLSHAGLAARWFGEGPHFALFLLVLLFLTALCDAVLAALTTPSGRRFGPLLRDELRALAGIGPAVCATGAVMALGVAVAGLWALPVLCVPLLLAQISFRRYAAVRTTYRQTIASLARATEIAGYTPHGHARRVAGLSAAVGRELGLSGAELTVLEHAALMHDIGQLSLVDPVPGGATVGLPPAEQRRIALLGGAVVRRTGVDTAVAVVVEQQADPYREQSAAARIVRVVNAYEDLCGEGPGGALEALEALRLGTGHDYQPQVVEALARVLARGGLTPVRTG, encoded by the coding sequence GTGAGGCCGGTGCGCCGCCCGGCCGCCCCCGCCGTCCGCGCCGCCGCCCTCCTCCTCGCCCTGGTGGCCCTCGGGCACACCTTCTGGAACGGCCTCGCCGGGCCCGGACACGCGCTCGCCTTCGGGGCCCTGATCACCGTCGGTGAACTGGCGCGCTGGGGCTCGCCGCCCGGTGAGCGGGAGCCCGCCCCCCTCGGCGCGGCCGGAGCACTGGCGTACGCGCTGCTCGGGAGCAGCCGGGGGGAGCCGACCGGGCACGGGGCCCTCCAGGTGGTCGCGGTCGTCGTCGCGGCCCAACTGCTCGCCTCGGTACCGCAGACGGCCCGGGGCAGCGCTCTGGAGCCGGACCGGGCGGCCCGCCGCGTCCTGGCCGTGGGGTTCGCCGCCGTGTGCTTCCAGCCCCTCTCGCACGCGGGCCTCGCGGCGCGCTGGTTCGGGGAGGGCCCGCACTTCGCCCTCTTCCTCCTGGTCCTGCTGTTCCTCACCGCCCTGTGCGACGCCGTGCTCGCGGCGCTCACCACGCCGTCGGGCCGGCGCTTCGGGCCACTGCTGCGCGACGAGCTCCGGGCGCTCGCCGGTATCGGCCCCGCGGTCTGCGCCACCGGCGCGGTCATGGCGCTCGGGGTCGCCGTCGCCGGGCTGTGGGCGCTGCCGGTCCTGTGCGTACCGCTGCTGCTGGCCCAGATCTCCTTCCGCCGGTACGCGGCCGTGCGCACCACCTACCGGCAGACCATCGCCTCGCTGGCCAGGGCGACGGAGATCGCCGGCTACACCCCGCACGGGCACGCCCGCAGGGTGGCCGGCCTCTCCGCCGCCGTCGGGAGGGAGCTCGGCCTGTCCGGAGCGGAGCTGACCGTCCTGGAGCACGCGGCGCTGATGCACGACATCGGCCAGCTCTCGCTGGTGGACCCGGTGCCGGGCGGTGCGACGGTCGGGCTCCCGCCCGCCGAGCAGCGCCGGATCGCACTGCTCGGCGGTGCCGTGGTCCGCCGGACCGGGGTGGACACCGCGGTCGCGGTGGTGGTCGAACAGCAGGCCGACCCCTATCGGGAACAGTCGGCCGCCGCGCGTATCGTCCGCGTGGTCAACGCGTACGAGGACCTGTGCGGGGAAGGCCCCGGCGGGGCCCTGGAGGCGCTGGAGGCGCTCAGGCTCGGCACCGGCCACGACTACCAGCCGCAGGTGGTCGAGGCGCTGGCGCGGGTCCTGGCGCGCGGAGGTCTGACCCCGGTGCGTACCGGGTAA
- a CDS encoding HD-GYP domain-containing protein gives MRGTPWAARGYILGVSAGAVGCALPALLPGAGTPWDTLALLAALYLVCELPGRRPPSGDFVPVAAGSFFPLLLAAAFLLPPAAAALAAVPGALAGRVERPPVAARRVWRAAQLALTVGAASSAYASLGGPASLGGPGGEAGPGLPYALLPACAAALVFSAVQGALDGGILAAAERVPLRRAWRGLPASVGPHLVHAPAGLMMAVLWRSPYGPLSALVVLLPMYISCWMFAQYHRRHAAHRATIRALVQAVDIKDGYTRGHSERVGRASELIACELGMGERRTEALRFAGILHDVGKLGVPTRVLRKEGPLTPQERRLIELHPEYGHEIVRGIEFLDEARAAILHHHERLDGSGYPYGLSGDAIPEFARVVAVADAFDAMTSTRSYRPGRPVPAAVAELERCAGSQFDPRMVRALVRALDRYGWSAATAVTSDETDTRPPRQRSGPGPLPPAAARPAGRWGRRR, from the coding sequence GTGAGGGGCACACCGTGGGCGGCGCGGGGTTACATCCTCGGTGTGTCGGCCGGTGCCGTCGGCTGCGCCCTGCCGGCCCTCCTGCCCGGAGCCGGGACCCCGTGGGACACCCTCGCCCTCCTCGCCGCGCTCTACCTGGTGTGCGAACTGCCCGGCCGCCGCCCGCCGTCCGGCGACTTCGTGCCGGTCGCCGCCGGTTCCTTCTTTCCCCTGCTGCTCGCCGCCGCCTTCCTGCTGCCGCCCGCCGCCGCCGCGCTGGCCGCGGTGCCGGGCGCGCTGGCCGGGCGGGTCGAGCGGCCGCCCGTCGCCGCCCGCCGCGTCTGGCGGGCGGCGCAACTCGCCCTCACCGTGGGGGCGGCCTCGTCGGCGTACGCGTCGCTGGGGGGGCCGGCGAGCCTCGGCGGGCCCGGAGGGGAGGCCGGGCCCGGCCTCCCGTACGCCCTGCTGCCCGCCTGTGCCGCGGCGCTGGTGTTCAGCGCCGTCCAGGGGGCCCTGGACGGCGGCATCCTCGCCGCCGCCGAGCGGGTGCCGCTGCGGCGGGCCTGGCGGGGGCTCCCGGCGTCGGTGGGACCGCACCTGGTGCACGCGCCCGCCGGGCTGATGATGGCCGTGCTGTGGCGCAGCCCCTACGGGCCGCTGTCCGCGCTGGTCGTGCTCCTGCCGATGTACATCTCCTGCTGGATGTTCGCCCAGTACCACCGCCGGCACGCGGCGCACCGCGCCACCATCAGGGCGCTCGTCCAGGCCGTCGACATCAAGGACGGGTACACCCGCGGGCACAGCGAGCGGGTGGGCCGCGCGTCCGAGCTGATCGCATGTGAACTCGGCATGGGGGAAAGGCGGACGGAGGCGCTCCGCTTCGCCGGGATCCTGCACGACGTCGGCAAACTCGGCGTCCCCACCCGGGTCCTGCGCAAGGAGGGGCCCCTCACCCCGCAGGAGCGCCGGCTCATCGAACTGCACCCGGAGTACGGCCACGAGATCGTCCGCGGCATCGAGTTCCTGGACGAGGCGCGCGCCGCGATCCTGCACCACCACGAACGCCTCGACGGCAGCGGGTACCCCTACGGCCTGAGCGGGGACGCCATCCCGGAGTTCGCCCGGGTCGTCGCCGTCGCGGACGCCTTCGACGCGATGACCTCGACCCGCTCCTACCGGCCCGGGCGCCCCGTGCCCGCCGCCGTGGCGGAGCTGGAACGCTGCGCCGGGAGCCAGTTCGACCCCCGGATGGTACGGGCGCTGGTCCGCGCCCTGGACCGGTACGGCTGGTCCGCCGCCACCGCGGTGACCTCGGACGAGACGGACACCCGGCCGCCGCGGCAGCGGTCCGGCCCGGGACCGCTGCCCCCCGCCGCCGCCCGTCCCGCAGGCCGGTGGGGGAGGCGGCGGTGA
- the rsrA gene encoding mycothiol system anti-sigma-R factor — protein sequence MSCGEPHETDCSEVLDHLYEFLDHEMPEGDCTKFEVHFEECSPCLEKYGLEQAVKKLVKRCCGQDDVPTDLRSKVMGRIELIRAGEVVPEQDISLGGAGRPAATAE from the coding sequence ATGAGCTGCGGAGAGCCGCACGAGACGGACTGCTCAGAGGTCCTCGACCATCTCTACGAGTTCCTCGACCACGAGATGCCCGAGGGCGACTGCACCAAGTTCGAGGTGCACTTCGAGGAGTGCTCGCCGTGCCTGGAGAAGTACGGCCTGGAGCAGGCGGTCAAGAAGCTGGTCAAGCGCTGCTGCGGACAGGACGACGTCCCGACCGACCTGCGGTCCAAGGTGATGGGCCGGATCGAGCTGATCCGGGCCGGGGAGGTTGTCCCCGAGCAGGACATCTCCCTGGGCGGCGCCGGCCGGCCGGCCGCCACCGCCGAGTGA